A region of Arabidopsis thaliana chromosome 5, partial sequence DNA encodes the following proteins:
- the FAS2 gene encoding Transducin/WD40 repeat-like superfamily protein (FASCIATA 2 (FAS2); CONTAINS InterPro DOMAIN/s: WD40 repeat 2 (InterPro:IPR019782), WD40 repeat-like-containing domain (InterPro:IPR011046), WD40 repeat, conserved site (InterPro:IPR019775), WD40-repeat-containing domain (InterPro:IPR017986), WD40/YVTN repeat-like-containing domain (InterPro:IPR015943), WD40 repeat (InterPro:IPR001680), WD40 repeat, subgroup (InterPro:IPR019781); BEST Arabidopsis thaliana protein match is: homolog of histone chaperone HIRA (TAIR:AT3G44530.1); Has 30201 Blast hits to 17322 proteins in 780 species: Archae - 12; Bacteria - 1396; Metazoa - 17338; Fungi - 3422; Plants - 5037; Viruses - 0; Other Eukaryotes - 2996 (source: NCBI BLink).) yields MKGGTIQISWHDGKPVLTVDFHPISGLLATAGADYDIKLWLINSGQAEKKVPSVSYQSSLTYHGCAVNTIRFSPSGELLASGADGGELFIWKLHPSETNQSWKVHKSLSFHRKDVLDLQWSPDDAYLISGSVDNSCIIWDVNKGSVHQILDAHCHYVQGVAWDPLAKYVASLSSDRTCRIYANKPQTKSKGVEKMNYVCQHVIMKADQQRGDETKTIKTHLFHDETLPSFFRRLSWSPDGSFLLIPAGSFKVSPTSEAVNATYVFSRKDLSRPALQLPGASKPVVVVRFCPVAFKLRGSSSEEGFFKLPYRLVFAIATLNSVYIYDTECVAPIAVLAGLHYAAITDITWSPNASYLALSSQDGYCTLVEFEDKELGEAVSISGLLLVLSLLNLPEPD; encoded by the exons ATGAAGGGAGGTACGATACAGATAAGTTGGCACGATGGGAAGCCGGTGCTAACCGTAGATTTTCACCCGATTTCCGGTTTACTCGCCACCGCCGGAGCCGATTACGATATCAAG CTATGGTTGATAAATTCGGGTCAAGCGGAGAAGAAGGTTCCTAGTGTATCTTATCAGAGTAGCCTTACTTACCATGGATGTGCTGTCAATACCATTCGTTTTTCTCCATCTG GGGAACTACTTGCCTCGGGAGCAGACG GAGGTGAGCTTTTTATATGGAAGTTGCATCCTAGTGAAACCAATCAGTCCTGGAAAGTTCACAAATCATTATC ATTTCATCGAAAGGATGTCCTGGATCTTCAGTGGTCTCCTGATGATGCATATCTTATTTCTGGCTCAGTGGACAACTCTTGCATTATATGGGACGTTAACAAAG GTTCTGTCCATCAGATACTGGATGCCCATTGTCATTATGTTCAAGGTGTTGCCTGGGATCCCTTAGCAAAGTATGTAGCCTCTCTTAGTTCAGACAGAACATGCCGTATATATGCCAATAAGCCTCAAACAAAGAGTAAAGGTGTTGAAAAAATGAACTATGTTTGCCAGCATGTTATCATGAAAGCAGATCAGCAACGGGGTGATGAAACTAAG ACAATAAAAACCCATCTCTTTCATGATGAGACATTGCCGTCTTTCTTTCGAAGATTGTCATGGTCACCTGATGGATCTTTTTTACTCATTCCAGCAG GTTCTTTCAAGGTTTCACCCACATCCGAAGCTGTAAATGCTACCTATGTCTTTTCTAGGAAGGACCTTTCAAG ACCTGCACTGCAGCTTCCTGGCGCCAGCAAACCGGTTGTAGTGGTTCGTTTTTGCCCTGTTGCATTTAAACTCCGTGGTTCAAGTTCTG AAGAGGGTTTCTTCAAGCTTCCTTACCGTCTTGTCTTTGCCATTGCAACTTTAAACTCCGTGTACATATATGACACAGAGTGTGTCGCTCCAATTGCAGTCTTAGCAGGTCTCCACTATGCTGCAATAACCGATATAACATG GTCACCTAATGCATCGTATCTGGCACTGTCCTCACAAGATGGCTATTGCACACTAGTTGAATTTGAAGATAAAGAACTAGGAGAAGCTGTCTCCATTTCAGGTTTGCTCTTAGTCCTTTCACTCTTGAACCTTCCAGAACCCGATTGA
- the FAS2 gene encoding Transducin/WD40 repeat-like superfamily protein (FASCIATA 2 (FAS2); CONTAINS InterPro DOMAIN/s: WD40 repeat 2 (InterPro:IPR019782), WD40 repeat-like-containing domain (InterPro:IPR011046), WD40 repeat, conserved site (InterPro:IPR019775), WD40-repeat-containing domain (InterPro:IPR017986), WD40/YVTN repeat-like-containing domain (InterPro:IPR015943), WD40 repeat (InterPro:IPR001680), WD40 repeat, subgroup (InterPro:IPR019781); BEST Arabidopsis thaliana protein match is: homolog of histone chaperone HIRA (TAIR:AT3G44530.1); Has 35333 Blast hits to 34131 proteins in 2444 species: Archae - 798; Bacteria - 22429; Metazoa - 974; Fungi - 991; Plants - 531; Viruses - 0; Other Eukaryotes - 9610 (source: NCBI BLink).) has product MDVLSIPFVFLHLVCIRELLASGADGGELFIWKLHPSETNQSWKVHKSLSFHRKDVLDLQWSPDDAYLISGSVDNSCIIWDVNKGSVHQILDAHCHYVQGVAWDPLAKYVASLSSDRTCRIYANKPQTKSKGVEKMNYVCQHVIMKADQQRGDETKTIKTHLFHDETLPSFFRRLSWSPDGSFLLIPAGSFKVSPTSEAVNATYVFSRKDLSRPALQLPGASKPVVVVRFCPVAFKLRGSSSEEGFFKLPYRLVFAIATLNSVYIYDTECVAPIAVLAGLHYAAITDITWSPNASYLALSSQDGYCTLVEFEDKELGEAVSISVGKKPVDGEEKKHDLEKGDELMTETTPDESKKQAELEQNEESKQPLPSKITTDGKEKEHIMQKTDDEVMTETRHEEENQPLQSKVNTPVSNKPARKRITPMAIDP; this is encoded by the exons ATGGATGTGCTGTCAATACCATTCGTTTTTCTCCATCTGGTATGCATTA GGGAACTACTTGCCTCGGGAGCAGACG GAGGTGAGCTTTTTATATGGAAGTTGCATCCTAGTGAAACCAATCAGTCCTGGAAAGTTCACAAATCATTATC ATTTCATCGAAAGGATGTCCTGGATCTTCAGTGGTCTCCTGATGATGCATATCTTATTTCTGGCTCAGTGGACAACTCTTGCATTATATGGGACGTTAACAAAG GTTCTGTCCATCAGATACTGGATGCCCATTGTCATTATGTTCAAGGTGTTGCCTGGGATCCCTTAGCAAAGTATGTAGCCTCTCTTAGTTCAGACAGAACATGCCGTATATATGCCAATAAGCCTCAAACAAAGAGTAAAGGTGTTGAAAAAATGAACTATGTTTGCCAGCATGTTATCATGAAAGCAGATCAGCAACGGGGTGATGAAACTAAG ACAATAAAAACCCATCTCTTTCATGATGAGACATTGCCGTCTTTCTTTCGAAGATTGTCATGGTCACCTGATGGATCTTTTTTACTCATTCCAGCAG GTTCTTTCAAGGTTTCACCCACATCCGAAGCTGTAAATGCTACCTATGTCTTTTCTAGGAAGGACCTTTCAAG ACCTGCACTGCAGCTTCCTGGCGCCAGCAAACCGGTTGTAGTGGTTCGTTTTTGCCCTGTTGCATTTAAACTCCGTGGTTCAAGTTCTG AAGAGGGTTTCTTCAAGCTTCCTTACCGTCTTGTCTTTGCCATTGCAACTTTAAACTCCGTGTACATATATGACACAGAGTGTGTCGCTCCAATTGCAGTCTTAGCAGGTCTCCACTATGCTGCAATAACCGATATAACATG GTCACCTAATGCATCGTATCTGGCACTGTCCTCACAAGATGGCTATTGCACACTAGTTGAATTTGAAGATAAAGAACTAGGAGAAGCTGTCTCCATTTCAG TTGGAAAGAAACCTGTTGATGGTGAGGAGAAAAAGCATGATTTAGAGAAAGGCGATGAACTAATGACAGAAACAACACCAGACGAGAGCAAGAAACAAGCTGAATTAGAACAAAACGAAGAGAGCAAACAGCCATTGCCAAGCAAAATTACCACGGATGGTAAGGAAAAAGAGCATATTATGCAGAAAACCGATGATGAAGTAATGACAGAAACAAGACATGAGGAAGAGAATCAGCCATTACAGAGCAAAGTTAACACACCGGTCTCAAATAAACCAGCAAGGAAACGCATCACACCCATGGCTATTGACCCCTGA
- the FAS2 gene encoding Transducin/WD40 repeat-like superfamily protein (FASCIATA 2 (FAS2); CONTAINS InterPro DOMAIN/s: WD40 repeat 2 (InterPro:IPR019782), WD40 repeat-like-containing domain (InterPro:IPR011046), WD40 repeat, conserved site (InterPro:IPR019775), WD40-repeat-containing domain (InterPro:IPR017986), WD40/YVTN repeat-like-containing domain (InterPro:IPR015943), WD40 repeat (InterPro:IPR001680), WD40 repeat, subgroup (InterPro:IPR019781); BEST Arabidopsis thaliana protein match is: homolog of histone chaperone HIRA (TAIR:AT3G44530.1); Has 35333 Blast hits to 34131 proteins in 2444 species: Archae - 798; Bacteria - 22429; Metazoa - 974; Fungi - 991; Plants - 531; Viruses - 0; Other Eukaryotes - 9610 (source: NCBI BLink).), whose product MKGGTIQISWHDGKPVLTVDFHPISGLLATAGADYDIKLWLINSGQAEKKVPSVSYQSSLTYHGCAVNTIRFSPSGELLASGADGGELFIWKLHPSETNQSWKVHKSLSFHRKDVLDLQWSPDDAYLISGSVDNSCIIWDVNKGSVHQILDAHCHYVQGVAWDPLAKYVASLSSDRTCRIYANKPQTKSKGVEKMNYVCQHVIMKADQQRGDETKTIKTHLFHDETLPSFFRRLSWSPDGSFLLIPAGSFKVSPTSEAVNATYVFSRKDLSRPALQLPGASKPVVVVRFCPVAFKLRGSSSEEGFFKLPYRLVFAIATLNSVYIYDTECVAPIAVLAGLHYAAITDITWSPNASYLALSSQDGYCTLVEFEDKELGEAVSISVGKKPVDGEEKKHDLEKGDELMTETTPDESKKQAELEQNEESKQPLPSKITTDGKEKEHIMQKTDDEVMTETRHEEENQPLQSKVNTPVSNKPARKRITPMAIDP is encoded by the exons ATGAAGGGAGGTACGATACAGATAAGTTGGCACGATGGGAAGCCGGTGCTAACCGTAGATTTTCACCCGATTTCCGGTTTACTCGCCACCGCCGGAGCCGATTACGATATCAAG CTATGGTTGATAAATTCGGGTCAAGCGGAGAAGAAGGTTCCTAGTGTATCTTATCAGAGTAGCCTTACTTACCATGGATGTGCTGTCAATACCATTCGTTTTTCTCCATCTG GGGAACTACTTGCCTCGGGAGCAGACG GAGGTGAGCTTTTTATATGGAAGTTGCATCCTAGTGAAACCAATCAGTCCTGGAAAGTTCACAAATCATTATC ATTTCATCGAAAGGATGTCCTGGATCTTCAGTGGTCTCCTGATGATGCATATCTTATTTCTGGCTCAGTGGACAACTCTTGCATTATATGGGACGTTAACAAAG GTTCTGTCCATCAGATACTGGATGCCCATTGTCATTATGTTCAAGGTGTTGCCTGGGATCCCTTAGCAAAGTATGTAGCCTCTCTTAGTTCAGACAGAACATGCCGTATATATGCCAATAAGCCTCAAACAAAGAGTAAAGGTGTTGAAAAAATGAACTATGTTTGCCAGCATGTTATCATGAAAGCAGATCAGCAACGGGGTGATGAAACTAAG ACAATAAAAACCCATCTCTTTCATGATGAGACATTGCCGTCTTTCTTTCGAAGATTGTCATGGTCACCTGATGGATCTTTTTTACTCATTCCAGCAG GTTCTTTCAAGGTTTCACCCACATCCGAAGCTGTAAATGCTACCTATGTCTTTTCTAGGAAGGACCTTTCAAG ACCTGCACTGCAGCTTCCTGGCGCCAGCAAACCGGTTGTAGTGGTTCGTTTTTGCCCTGTTGCATTTAAACTCCGTGGTTCAAGTTCTG AAGAGGGTTTCTTCAAGCTTCCTTACCGTCTTGTCTTTGCCATTGCAACTTTAAACTCCGTGTACATATATGACACAGAGTGTGTCGCTCCAATTGCAGTCTTAGCAGGTCTCCACTATGCTGCAATAACCGATATAACATG GTCACCTAATGCATCGTATCTGGCACTGTCCTCACAAGATGGCTATTGCACACTAGTTGAATTTGAAGATAAAGAACTAGGAGAAGCTGTCTCCATTTCAG TTGGAAAGAAACCTGTTGATGGTGAGGAGAAAAAGCATGATTTAGAGAAAGGCGATGAACTAATGACAGAAACAACACCAGACGAGAGCAAGAAACAAGCTGAATTAGAACAAAACGAAGAGAGCAAACAGCCATTGCCAAGCAAAATTACCACGGATGGTAAGGAAAAAGAGCATATTATGCAGAAAACCGATGATGAAGTAATGACAGAAACAAGACATGAGGAAGAGAATCAGCCATTACAGAGCAAAGTTAACACACCGGTCTCAAATAAACCAGCAAGGAAACGCATCACACCCATGGCTATTGACCCCTGA
- a CDS encoding Ribosomal protein L17 family protein (Ribosomal protein L17 family protein; FUNCTIONS IN: structural constituent of ribosome; INVOLVED IN: translation; LOCATED IN: ribosome, intracellular; EXPRESSED IN: 21 plant structures; EXPRESSED DURING: 13 growth stages; CONTAINS InterPro DOMAIN/s: Ribosomal protein L17 (InterPro:IPR000456); BEST Arabidopsis thaliana protein match is: Ribosomal protein L17 family protein (TAIR:AT5G09770.1); Has 30201 Blast hits to 17322 proteins in 780 species: Archae - 12; Bacteria - 1396; Metazoa - 17338; Fungi - 3422; Plants - 5037; Viruses - 0; Other Eukaryotes - 2996 (source: NCBI BLink).) yields the protein MTKFRKLGRPAGHRMSMLRTMVSQLVQHERIETTVTKAKEVRRLADNMIQLGKEGSLAAARRAAGFVRGDDVLHKIFTELAHRYKDRAGGYTRMLRTRIRVGDAAPMAYIEFIDRENELRQSKPATPQPPPRVPLDPWARSRLTRQYAPPKEEKTSDSDL from the exons ATGACCAAGTTCAGGAAGCTCGGCCGCCCAGCAGGTCACCGTATGTCCATGctcag GACTATGGTTTCTCAATTGGTGCAACACGAGCGAATTGAGACCACTGTTACAAAG GCTAAAGAAGTTCGTCGTCTTGCTGATAATATGATTCAACTCGGAAAAGAG GGTTCACTAGCTGCAGCAAGAAGAGCTGCTGGGTTTGTTAGAGGAGATGATGTACTTCACAAGATTTTTACAGAATTGGCTCATCGATACAA AGATAGAGCTGGTGGATACACAAGAATGCTTCGTACTCGCATTCGTGTTGGTGATGCTGCCCCAATGGCCTATATCGA GTTTATCGATAGAGAGAACGAGCTAAGGCAATCAAAACCAGCTACTCCTCAACCTCCACCTCGAGTGCCACTTGATCCATGGGCTAGATCCCGTCTCACCAGGCAGTATGCTCCACCAAAGGAGGAAAAAACTTCTGATTCTGACCTATAA
- a CDS encoding Plant invertase/pectin methylesterase inhibitor superfamily (Plant invertase/pectin methylesterase inhibitor superfamily; FUNCTIONS IN: enzyme inhibitor activity, pectinesterase activity; INVOLVED IN: cell wall modification; LOCATED IN: plasma membrane, plant-type cell wall; EXPRESSED IN: 24 plant structures; EXPRESSED DURING: 15 growth stages; CONTAINS InterPro DOMAIN/s: Pectin lyase fold/virulence factor (InterPro:IPR011050), Pectinesterase, catalytic (InterPro:IPR000070), Pectinesterase inhibitor (InterPro:IPR006501), Pectin lyase fold (InterPro:IPR012334); BEST Arabidopsis thaliana protein match is: Plant invertase/pectin methylesterase inhibitor superfamily (TAIR:AT5G09760.1); Has 30201 Blast hits to 17322 proteins in 780 species: Archae - 12; Bacteria - 1396; Metazoa - 17338; Fungi - 3422; Plants - 5037; Viruses - 0; Other Eukaryotes - 2996 (source: NCBI BLink).), protein MDSPTLPHSISASSSTPFASAAVKPHRNKLLSRNGILIIIAASCILLLLISLLIYATVSKSSRNHHNPSHQTPTSDDHPPPETPPSPPPIAQIRLACNATRFPDHCVASLSKPGQVPPDPKPVQIIHSAISVSYENLKSGQSKIQSILDSSAGNRNRTNIATICLEILSYSQHRTESTDIAVTSGDIKDARAWMSAALAYQFDCWSGLKTVNDTKQVVDTITFFEGLVNLTGNALSMMLSFDSFGDDVVSWIRPATERDGFWEKAGPSLGSGTGTEASLGFPSGLTEDVTVCKNGGKDCKYKTVQEAVDSAPDTNRTVKFVIRIREGVYEETVRVPFEKKNVVFIGDGMGKTVITGSLNVGQPGMTTFESATVGVLGDGFMARDLTIENTAGADAHQAVAFRSDSDFSVLENCEFLGNQDTLYAHSLRQFYKQCRIQGNVDFIFGNSAAVFQDCDILIASKHSKLEQGGANNAITAHGRIDASQSTGFVFLNCSINGTEEYMKEFQANPEGHKNFLGRPWKEFSRTVFVNCNLESLISPDGWMPWNGDFALKTLYYGEYKNTGPGSVRSSRVPWSSEIPEKHVDVYSVANFIQADEWASTTA, encoded by the exons ATGGATTCTCCGACACTACCGCACTCTATCTCCGCCTCTTCCTCCACCCCATTCGCTTCCGCCGCCGTAAAACCTCACCGGAATAAACTCCTTTCCCGTAATGgcatcctcatcatcatcgccGCGTCCTGtattctcctcctcctcataTCTCTCCTCATCTACGCCACCGTCTCAAAATCCTCCCGCAACCACCATAATCCATCGCACCAAACCCCAACCTCCGACGATCATCCTCCGCCGGAAACacctccttctcctccaccaATCGCTCAGATCCGTCTCGCATGCAACGCAACGCGTTTCCCAGATCATTGCGTTGCCTCGCTCTCTAAACCCGGTCAAGTCCCTCCGGATCCTAAACCGGTTCAAATAATCCACTCTGCAATTTCAGTCTCCTACGAGAATCTCAAATCCGGCCAATCGAAAATCCAATCAATCCTAGACTCCTCCGCAGGGAATCGAAACCGTACGAACATCGCCACCATTTGCCTCGAGATCCTCTCTTACTCTCAACACCGTACCGAATCAACAGACATAGCCGTGACGAGCGGCGATATCAAAGACGCACGTGCGTGGATGAGCGCAGCTCTAGCTTACCAATTCGATTGCTGGTCAGGTCTCAAAACCGTCAACGACACTAAGCAAGTCGTCGACACGATTACGTTCTTCGAAGGTCTCGTGAACCTCACCGGAAACGCGTTGAGCATGATGTTATCGTTCGACAGTTTCGGAGACGACGTCGTTTCGTGGATTCGTCCAGCGACGGAAAGAGACGGGTTTTGGGAGAAAGCTGGGCCGAGTTTGGGCTCGGGTACGGGTACAGAGGCTAGTTTGGGTTTTCCGTCTGGTTTAACGGAAGACGTGACGGTGTGTAAAAACGGAGGGAAAGATTGTAAATACAAAACAGTGCAAGAAGCCGTTGATTCCGCGCCGGATACAAACAGAACTGTAAAGTTTGTGATACGTATTAGAGAAGGTGTGTATGAAGAAACCGTTAGGGTTCCGtttgagaaaaagaatgtCGTCTTCATCGGTGACGGAATGGGTAAAACGGTAATTACAGGGTCGTTGAATGTTGGACAACCAGGGATGACAACGTTTGAATCTGCAACTGTCG GAGTTCTCGGTGATGGATTTATGGCTCGTGATTTAACTATAGAGAACACGGCAGGAGCAGATGCGCACCAAGCGGTTGCGTTTAGATCAGACAGTGATTTTTCGGTACTTGAAAACTGCGAGTTTCTTGGGAACCAAGACACTCTTTATGCTCACTCTCTCCGTCAGTTCTACAAACAATGTCGAATCCAAGGCAACGTAGACTTCATCTTTGGTAACTCAGCTGCCGTATTCCAAGATTGTGATATCCTAATCGCTTCAAAACACTCCAAACTCGAGCAAGGCGGTGCAAACAACGCGATCACAGCACACGGGAGGATTGATGCGTCGCAGTCCACGggatttgtgtttttgaacTGTTCGATTAACGGAACAGAGGAATACATGAAGGAGTTTCAAGCTAACCCTGAAGGGCATAAGAACTTCTTGGGAAGACCGTGGAAGGAGTTTTCGAGGACGGTTTTTGTAAACTGTAATCTTGAGTCTTTGATTAGTCCTGATGGATGGATGCCTTGGAACGGGGATTTCGCATTGAAGACTTTGTATTACGGTGAGTATAAGAATACGGGTCCGGGATCGGTTAGATCGAGTAGGGTTCCATGGAGTAGTGAGATACCAGAGAAGCATGTTGATGTTTACTCTGTTGCCAATTTTATTCAGGCTGATGAGTGGGCTTCCACGACTGCTTGA